A DNA window from Pungitius pungitius chromosome 1, fPunPun2.1, whole genome shotgun sequence contains the following coding sequences:
- the dnajc16 gene encoding dnaJ homolog subfamily C member 16: protein MAASKMSVAVVVVLSVLLTGASHAGPEMDPYKVLGVTRSASQAEIKKVYKRLAKEWHPDKNKNAGAEDMFIKITKSYEILSSEDKRGNYDRYGQTDDTQPYGGARYGHRHDSFYFDESFYNFPFNSKNHRDFGDNKYTLHFNQYVNDVVPDSYKRPYLIKITSDWCFSCIHIEPVWKEVVQEMETLGVGVGVVDVGHERRLANHLGAHRTPSILGVINGKVTFFHYAVAKEHLRQFVEDLLPQRLVEWVTDKNDLQFLSSWHELNKPHVLLFDQVPVVPLLYKLTAFVYKDYLQFGYVDQGLSETANLQKEFNINTYAPTMLVFKENIDKPADIIQAKGMKKQIIDEFMSNNRFLLVPRLVNQKLFDELCPVKQFHRRRKYCVLLITGDEETFSLGNHAFLSFASTNAKEVVRFAYVYQRLQRPLCDVFTQSKDGAESSAQVVILERRNAAGKALFKPVTGWNGSEEDKQRLLEELERLQKDPSILVHDAVLPELNNEFASMFAIRWIYASYDYLSEVVDDILHNNWREMMPLLSLIFSALFILFGTVVIQAFSDSSEDTQTKPKAKDGSKAENGSPGTGSASSRPPKKSFVEVTELTDITYMSNLVKLRPGHMNIVLVLTDASKNILLSKFAKEVYSFTGSLTLHFSFLNMDKHGEWMFTLLEYAQDATQIDADEDEDGAGNRKMDYTGYVLALNGHKKYLCLFRPVYTGEDPDSKSSEDEGAGPRGRSRCGSREDHPPRRSKRSRSLSTLQIHHKLDRLGLWMERLMEGTLHRYYIPTWPGLDKITPR, encoded by the exons ATGGCAGCGTCGAAGATGTCTGTGGCTGTGGTGGTGGTCCTCTCGGTGCTGCTCACGGGAGCATCCCATGCCGGGCCGGAGATGGACCCCTACAAAGTATTGGGTGTAACCAGGAGTGCCAGCCAGGCGGAGATCAAGAAGGTCTATAAGCGCCTCGCAAAAGAATG GCATccggacaaaaacaaaaatgcaggtGCTGAAGACATGTTTATCAAGATTACCAAATCGTATGAG ATCCTTTCCAGCGAAGACAAGCGCGGCAACTATGACCGTTACGGGCAGACGGATGACACCCAACCGTACGGCGGCGCTCGCTACGGTCATCGCCACGACAGCTTTTACTTTGACGAATCCTTCTACAACTTCCCCTTCAACAGCAAGAACCACAGGGACTTTGGTGACAACAAGTACACGTTGCACTTCAACCAGTATGTAAACGACGTGGTGCCTGACAGCTACAAGAGGCCGTACCTGATAAAGATCACCTCCGACTGGTGCTTCAGCTGCATCCACATCGAGCCTGTGTGGAAAGAGGTGGTGCAGGAGATGGAGACTCTAG GTGTCGGGGTTGGCGTGGTGGATGTCGGCCATGAGAGGCGCTTGGCCAATCACCTCGGGGCTCATCGCACGCCGTCCATACTAGGAGTCATCAATGGCAAGGTGACGTTTTTCCATTACGCCGTAGCGAAGGAGCACCTGAGGCAGTTTGTGGAAGACCTTCTTCCTCAGAGACTCGTTGAATGG GTCACCGACAAGAATGACCTGCAGTTCCTGAGCAGCTGGCATGAGCTGAACAAGCCACACGTGCTTCTGTTCGACCAAGTGCCTGTAGTTCCTCTGCTTTACAAA CTGACAGCTTTTGTCTACAAGGACTACTTGCAGTTTGGCTATGTGGACCAGGGCCTTTCAGAGACGGCAAATCTGCAGAAAGAGTTCAACATCAACACGTACGCTCCGACCATGCTGGTCTTCAAGGAGAACATTGACAAGCCCGCTGACATTATTCAG GCTAAAGGAATGAAAAAGCAAATTATTGACGAGTTCATGTCAAACAACAGATTCCTCCTCGTGCCGCGGCTGGTCAATCAGAAGCTCTTCGATGAGCTCTGTCCCGTCAAACAGTTCCACAGACGCAGGAA ATACTGTGTGCTGCTGATCACAGGTGACGAAGAGACCTTTTCTCTTGGGAACCATGCGTTTCTCTCATTTGCATCTACCAATGCCAAGGAAGTTGTGAGATTTGCTTATGTGTACCAACGGCTACAGCGACCTCTATGTGACGTGTTTACACAGAGCAAGGACGGCGCAGAGTCATCAGCACAG GTGGTGATCCTGGAGAGGCGTAATGCCGCGGGGAAGGCCCTGTTCAAGCCGGTAACCGGCTGGaacggcagcgaggaggacaaGCAGCGtctcctggaggagctggagcgaCTGCAGAAGGACCCGTCCATCCTCGTCCACGATGCCGTGCTGCCCGAGCTCAACAACGAGTTTGCCTCT ATGTTCGCGATCCGATGGATCTACGCGTCGTACGATTACCTCTCCGAGGTCGTTGATGATATTTTGCACAACAACTG GCGTGAGATGATGCCTCTCCTGTCCCTCATATTCTCGGCCCTGTTCATCCTGTTTGGAACCGTGGTCATCCAGGCCTTCAG TGACTCAAGTGAAGATACGCAGACTAAACCAAAGGCAAAAGATGGATCAAAAGCAGAGAATGGGTCGCCCGGGACTGGTAGTGCTTCAAG TCGGCCTCCTAAAAAGAGTTTTGTGGAGGTGACGGAGCTGACGGATATCACCTACATGAGCAACCTGGTGAAACTGAGGCCGGGGCACATGAACATAGTGCTGGTGCTCACTGACGCCTCCAAGAACATCCTCCTAAGCAAGTTTGCCAAAGAGGTCTACTCCTTCACAGG GAGCCTGACGCTGCATTTCTCCTTCCTGAATATGGACAAGCACGGCGAGTGGATGTTCACGCTGCTGGAATACGCCCAGGACGCCACGCAGATCGACgccgacgaggacgaggacggcgCCGGCAACCGCAAGATGGACTACACGGGCTACGTGCTGGCGCTCAACGGCCACAAGAAGTACCTCTGTCTCTTCAGGCCCGTCTACACCGGGGAGGACCCCGACAGCAAGTCGTCTGAGGACGAAGGGGCCGGCCCGCGGGGGAGGTCCAGGTGCGGCTCCCGCGAAGACCACCCGCCGCGCAGATCCAAGCGGTCCCGCAGCTTATCCACCCTGCAGATCCACCACAAGCTGGACCGCCTGGGGCTGTGGATGGAGAGGCTCATGGAAGGCACTCTGCACCGCTACTACATCCCCACCTGGCCCGGACTGGACAAAATCACCCCCCGGTAA
- the casp9 gene encoding caspase-9, whose product MEEIHKKILQRNRTNLVTDLNPSSLYDGLLEKGVFTQDMIDEIKSAGTRRDQARKLVQDLESRGSRAFPILLLCLEESGQHSLTELLQRGAPAVQIQPATPNQVDLPVVRPLPLSVCTDVEQQGKDTVPIYPIQKPSPTLSPSPEREYTITRPPGRIRRDSIQSYKMDASPCGHCLIINNVEFEPESQLSSRKGSNIDCDKLEKRFKALNFIVEVRTNLKQKQITHALSALSKKDHSQCDCCVVIMLSHGTEVSHNRFPGAVYGVDGQHVPVQRITNYLNGQHCPSLQGKPKLFFIQACGGDERDTGFEVSPGEFEPSIGGADDQTDAIPLSSSSDSLSMSDEVDARATLPTPSDILVSYSTFPGYVSWRDTQSGSWYVETLDQVLEENAATDDLVTMLMMVNHEVSQNSAKGLYKQMPGSFNFLRKLLHFQTHA is encoded by the exons ATGGAAGAAATCCACAAGAAGATTCTTCAGCGCAACAGGACCAATCTTGTGACAGACTTGAACCCATCGAGCCTCTATGATGGACTCCTTGAAAAAGGAGTTTTTACCCAAGACATGATCGATGAGATTAAG AGCGCTGGGACCAGGCGTGACCAGGCCAGGAAGCTGGTGCAGGACTTGGAGAGCCGCGGGAGTCGGGCCTTTCCCATACTCCTGCTGTGCCTTGAGGAGTCGGGCCAGCACAGTTTGACAGAGCTTCTTCAGCGTGGGGCTCCAGCAGTTCAGATACAGCCCGCAACGCCCAATCAGGTGGACCTCCCCGTTGTCCGGCCTCTCCCACTTT CCGTTTGTACTGACGTTGAACAGCAGGGAAAAGACACTGTCCCCATCTATCCAATACAGAAACCCAGTCCTACTCTCAGTCCAT CCCCTGAAAGGGAGTACACAATAACAAGGCCACCAGGCAGAATTCGACGGGATAGCATTCAG AGCTATAAAATGGATGCCAGTCCTTGTGGACATTGCCTCATCATAAACAACGTAGAGTTTGAACCTGAGAGCCAGCTGAGCAGTCGCAAGGGGTCCAACATAGACTGTGACAAGCTGGAGAAAAGATTCAAGGCCCTCAACTTCATCGTGGAAGTGAGGACCAacctaaaacaaaaa CAAATCACACACGCCCTGTCAGCCTTATCTAAGAAAGACCATTCACAATGTGACTGCTGTGTGGTCATCATGCTGTCCCACGGGACCGAG GTGAGTCACAACCGCTTCCCGGGGGCCGTGTATGGCGTGGACGGACAGCATGTCCCAGTTCAGCGCATCACAAACTACCTCAATGGCCAGCATTGTCCATCATTGCAGGGCAAACCTAAACTTTTCTTCATCCAGGCCTGCGGAGGAG ATGAACGAGACACAGGATTCGAGGTGTCCCCAGGTGAGTTTGAACCATCCATCGGCGGGGCAGACGATCAAACGGACGCCATTCCGCTGTCCTCCAGCAGCGACTCTCTGAGCATGTCCGACGAAGTGGACGCCAGAGCAACGCTGCCCACCCCGAGCGACATTCTGGTGTCCTACTCTACTTTCCCGG GTTATGTTTCCTGGAGGGACACCCAGTCCGGCTCGTGGTACGTCGAGACTCTAGACCAGGTTCTTGAGGAAAACGCTGCTACCGATGACTTGGTCACAATGTTGATGATG GTTAACCATGAAGTCTCCCAGAACTCTGCGAAAGGCCTCTACAAGCAAATGCCCGGTTCCTTTAACTTCCTCCGCAAACTTCTCCACTTTCAAACCCACGCCTAG